GGACAACGAAAACCTTCGCAATGTTCCGGCACTGCAAGGGATGACGGACCGTGCGATCGTTCGGCTCGTCAAACAAGGGATTCACTTTCAGTCGGAAACCGATTTGAAAGACTCTCACGATCGGCTCATTGCAGTCCTGTCGTTTGAGCACAGTGATCCGGCTGTGTGCGCGGCTGCCGTCGATGCGGTCAGTGAAGCAATCGGCGAGCATTTCCAAGAGGAACGCGAGTCGACGATCAACGAGTTCACGCGGCTAATCAACAAGGCGCAAGACAAATTGCTGCCACAGCAAGCTTCATTGGAAAATGAATACAAGCGTTTTCGAAGCGAAGCACCTTTGGAATGGGATACCGCTGGCAAGGCGATCAACCCGCACCGTGAACGATATGACCATCTGCAAGGGATGCGTCAAAGCCTCGAACGTCAAAGACGGCAACTTGGCACCGAATTGCTGTTCGTGACGAACATGAAATCACAAGGGCAAAATCCTGACTATGTCGCACGAGTCATCAGCGAACTGAGCGACGCGGCTCACGACTTAAGCGACGCGCCGGTCGGGATTCGAAAGCTATTGGAGATGAAAGGCGACCTGGATTTGCAACAGATCGAAATCGAAAAGTCTCTGGTGCCGCTACAAATCAAACTGGAGCAACTCGAAACAACGTTCGGTTCGTCACACCCAGAAGTGAAAGCGTTGTCGATGGAAATCGAAGCGTCGAAGCGACGACTGGGAGAGCTGAATCGATTGGTCATGGAACGCCGACAGGAATTAGAATCTGTTGACGGTCATGGCGTCGGTCACCTGTTTGGCAAAAACGATCGTTCGGTTGCGGCCGATTTGGTCGATGCGTTCATCTGCGGGTTGCGCGAGCGAATGAAGGTGACTCAAAAGGAAATTGAAGATCTTGATAAGCAGATCGATGCCGAAAAACGCGCAGCCGACGAACTAAAGCACTTCGAAGAAGATGAGGCTTCGTTTCAACGCCGGATTGCCAGCGTTCAAGGAATGTTGATCCAGCTCGAAGAGCAGCTCGCAGGGCTGAAGCTTGTCGATATGGATGGCGGAATCATTGTCGACCATCTTTGGGGCAGCGCCGGTGCAGCACGAATCGGTCCCGACCAAAAGAAGGACTTGCTTGCCGGCGGAATGATAGGATTCATTCTCGGCGGCATCATTTCAATTCTGATCGAATTCTGGTCGATGACGTTCCGCAGTGCCGGAGAGATTCAGCGGGCATTGCGAGTGCCAGTGTTGACTCATATTCCAGTCGACGCGAGCCGAGTCAAACGTCGACCTAACGACGGCAACGATGCCTTGTCGACCTTATGCGAAAAAATTGCGGTGGTCCACCGTCCGCATTCGCCTGCCGCCGAAGCGGTCCGTGCGGTCCGT
This genomic interval from Stieleria sp. JC731 contains the following:
- a CDS encoding polysaccharide biosynthesis tyrosine autokinase; its protein translation is MRPIDDVQQDEHGQAVLSILWRFRFLVVFCVTCGITLGHWYHRQKPAQYRATTKLMFRTDAPLALDSSTGLLRGGLPSGQLLKSLINSKAIVGRVKDNENLRNVPALQGMTDRAIVRLVKQGIHFQSETDLKDSHDRLIAVLSFEHSDPAVCAAAVDAVSEAIGEHFQEERESTINEFTRLINKAQDKLLPQQASLENEYKRFRSEAPLEWDTAGKAINPHRERYDHLQGMRQSLERQRRQLGTELLFVTNMKSQGQNPDYVARVISELSDAAHDLSDAPVGIRKLLEMKGDLDLQQIEIEKSLVPLQIKLEQLETTFGSSHPEVKALSMEIEASKRRLGELNRLVMERRQELESVDGHGVGHLFGKNDRSVAADLVDAFICGLRERMKVTQKEIEDLDKQIDAEKRAADELKHFEEDEASFQRRIASVQGMLIQLEEQLAGLKLVDMDGGIIVDHLWGSAGAARIGPDQKKDLLAGGMIGFILGGIISILIEFWSMTFRSAGEIQRALRVPVLTHIPVDASRVKRRPNDGNDALSTLCEKIAVVHRPHSPAAEAVRAVRTALLLERKQSGSQVFQITSPLPGDGKSTLAANVGCSIAQTGKRTLLIDLDLRSPRLSLRFNLQADVGLANVLNGEISVSEAIHQSSIEYLDILPCGPLPANPAEALTMPDIVEIISWARERYDCIIIDTPPLLMVSDPSIVSSYVDAAIMVMRIGHRCKPNAKEALSMLRWSGTKVIGVVINKLCTRSQAYKASASGGYQSIGYGYGDKYRRRYQREVNAKDTYLIKAKGSTHRIDGPGQEVEPVKENASRKTRKRDRRR